One window from the genome of Ciconia boyciana chromosome 8, ASM3463844v1, whole genome shotgun sequence encodes:
- the GATM gene encoding glycine amidinotransferase, mitochondrial, protein MLRVRCLRGGSRGAEAAHYIGSRLGRVFTGWVQRSFWSTQAATASQNTCAADDNKATSPVPKDCPVCSYNEWDPLEEVIVGRAENACVPPFSVEVKANTYEKYWGFYQKFGGQSFPKDHLKKAIAEIEEMCNILKREGVIVKRPDPIDWSVKYKTPDFESTGMYAAMPRDILLVVGNEIIEAPMAWRARFFEYRAYRRIIKDYFNCGAKWTTAPKPTMADELYDQDYPICSVEDRHKLAAQGKFVTTEFEPCFDAADFIRAGRDIFVQRSQVTNYMGIEWMRRHLAPDYRVHIISFKDPNPMHIDATFNIIGPDLVLSNPDRPCHQIELFKKAGWTVIRPPVPLIPDDHPLWMSSKWLSMNVLMLDEKRAMVDANETSIQKMFENLGISTIKVNIRHANSLGGGFHCWTCDIRRRGTLQSYFD, encoded by the exons ATGCTGCGGGTGCGGTGTTTGCgcgggggcagccggggagCCGAAGCGGCGCATTACATCGGCTCGCGG cttggAAGAGTCTTTACAGGATGGGTGCAGCGATCTTTCTGGAGCACCCAGGCAGCTACAGCCTCCCAGAACACCTGTGCTGCTGATGACAACAAGGCTACTAGCCCTGTGCCTAAGGACTGTCCTGTTTGCTCATACAATGAATGGGACCCACTGGAAGAGGTCATTGTGGGAAGAGCTGAAAATGCTTGTGTCCCACCTTTTTCTGTGGAGGTTAAg GCCAACACATATGAAAAGTATTGGGGATTTTATCAGAAATTTGGAGGCCAGAGCTTCCCCaaagaccatttaaaaaaagctattgcTGAAATTGAAGAGATGTGCAATATCTTGAAAAGAGAAGGTGTAATTGTCAAGAGGCCTGATCCAATTGACTGGTCTGTGAAGTATAAAACACCTGATTTTGAGTCTACAG gtatGTACGCTGCCATGCCAAGAGACATCCTGTTGGTGGTGGGAAATGAAATTATTGAAGCGCCTATGGCTTGGCGTGCTCGGTTCTTTGAGTACAGAGCGTACAGACGAATCATCAAAGATTACTTCAACTGTGGTGCTAAGTGGACAACTGCCCCCAAACCCACAATGGCAGATGAACTCTATGATCAG GATTATCCAATCTGCTCTGTTGAAGACAGGCATAAACTGGCTGCTCAGGGAAAATTTGTAACTACTGAATTTGAGCCATGCTTTGACGCTGCTGACTTCATTAGAGCTGGAAGAGATATCTTTGTACAAAGGAGCCAG GTGACAAATTACATGGGCATTGAATGGATGAGGCGACATCTTGCACCAGACTACAGAGTGCATATAATATCCTTTAAGGATCCTAACCCTATGCACATTGATGCCACTTTTAATATCATTGGACCTGATCTTGTGCTGTCTAACCCAGACCGTCCCTGCCATCAG ATTGAGCTCTTCAAGAAAGCAGGCTGGACCGTGATTCGCCCCCCAGTGCCACTCATCCCAGATG ATCACCCACTGTGGATGTCTTCTAAATGGCTCTCCATGAATGTCCTAATGCTGGATGAGAAACGTGCGATGGTGGATGCCAATGAGACATCAATTCAGAAGATGTTTGAAAATCTGG GCATTTCTACAATTAAAGTGAATATTCGCCATGCCAATTCATTGGGAGGTGGTTTCCATTGCTGGACATGTGATATCCGCCGCCGTGGTACCCTGCAATCTTATTTTGACTAG